GAAAACGGCGGCGCGACAAAACCGAGTTGCACCTTTTCGGAGTCTGACGCGTGCGACTTCGTCCTGAATCCCCTTTGTGCAGACGAGTACGAGTGGGGATTCAGTACCATCTCGGAATGCCGTGACATCATTTCCGTCTTCGAGGAATCCGATTCTCCCTGCGACGCGCTCGTCGCGAACTGCCTGAATTCGATGCTGAAATACGGCACTCCAAACTCGGATTCGTGCAGCGTGACGGATCCCAAGAGTTGCGACGACGCGTGGAACGACTGGAACGGCTGTCTCGCGCTCGCCGAATCGGGGGATTGCTGATCGAACAACGGGAGGTCGTCGCGCCGCAAACATGGCGCGGCGGCCATCTTCCAAAATGCGCGAGCGACCGGGTTATCGTGAAGCCTGTGATTTGTGTCATGTCGGCGGGCGTTACGGACGAGACGTCGTCGCCGATTGTGTTCTTCAATGTGCCGTTGACGGACGAGCTGAGGGAGGACCGGCCATGACGGGAACAAGGTGGTTTCGTGCCAGTCTCGTCTGCTCGCTGACCATCGCGATGTCAGTCTCGATCCTGGTCTCCTGCGAACAAGACGACGACACCTCGGAAAGCGCCGGTCAGAACGAGTGCGTCTATTACGAGATGCACCCGTGCGACACGATTGACGACACGTCTTGCATCGGTGAGCACGAGTGGGGATTCGAATTCACATACGAATGTCGCGATTTCATTGAGGACTATCTCGATTCCGACGACTCGTGTGAGCGGCTTGCCGGCGAGTGTCTCAATTCCATCTACCAGTACGGCCCGGTCGCCAACGTGGAGGGCGAAGCCGAGGTTTGCATGGAGATCAACCCCACCAGTTGTGACGACGCTTGGAACGACTGGAACGACTGCCTCGCGCTGGCGGAGTCAGAAGACTGCTGATACGACATGGACGTGCGCCGCGCCGCCGAGGCGGCGCGGCGCGCAATCATCCGCGTCGTGTCAGTAGGCGTTACGGACGAGACGTCGTCGCCGATCGTGTTCTTCAACGTGCCGTTGACGGACTGACAGCGGGAAGGAGAGACTGCATGTGCACACAAGAACTGAAATGGACTGCCTTGGTCTTCGTTCTCGCTGGAATGGCGCTCATGCTCAGCGGCTCCTCATGTGACGAGGACGAGTCCGAGGACAGTGCGCAGACGACGGAGTGCGTGTATTCAGAAGACAACGCCTGCGAATATGTCTGCGCGAATGACGGAAACGAATACCCGTGCCTCGATGCCCACGATTGGGGCTTCGAAATCATCACGTCGTGCATCGCGTCGTGTCAGGACGTGATCGGCGGGTTCCGCGATTCGGATGACGCCTGCGATGAGGCCGTCGCCGCATGCCTCGATGCGATTTATCAAAATGGGCCGGTTCCTCTGGGTCCCGGAACGACAGAGACAAGTTGCCAGGACCTGAACCCCACCAGTTGCGACGACGCGTGGAACGACTGGAACGACTGCTTGGCGCTGGCGGAGTCGGACGATTGTTGAACGAATGACACGTAAGCCCCGCGTCGCTTCGGCGGCGCGGCGGCGCGTGTTGGATCTTGAGTCGGTCTCCGCTCAGATATCGAGATTCACGACGGCGAGCGCGTTGTCCTCGATGAACTTACGTCGCGGCTCGACCTGATCGCCCATCAGAATCGTGAAGATGTCGTCGGCTTCGACCGCGTCCTCGACGTGCACTTGCAACAACACGCGATTGTTCACGTCGAGGGTCGTCTCCCAGAGCTGCTCCGGGTTCATTTCGCCGAGACCTTTGAAGCGCTGGATCGTCAGACCGCGCTTGCCCGCGTCGAACACGGCGTGCAGCAGGTCGAAGCGATCGGCCACCGCGGCCTGCGTCTTGCCGTCGTCGAGCGCGAAGGGCCCGGCGGGCACGTCGGCGAGCGCCACGTGCGCGTCGCGCAGGCGTTGATACTCGACGAGACCGACGAGCTCGGCGTCGATCGGCACATCGCCGCCCATCTCGGCCCCGACGGTGAAGGCCCAGGACGAGGTCTCGGGATGCTGCGCGACCGGGCCGATGCGGCGACCGGTTTCGGCGAGGTGCGCCGCGAGACCGGCGACGCGCTCGCGGTCGAGAAAGTCGTCGCGCCGCAGGAAACCGCGCGCGAGCAGCGACTCGGTGACCGCGCGCTCGTATCCGCGCCGCGCGAGCAGGCGCACGAGCCGGTCGTAACGCACCAGGCGGCGCATCGCGTCGCGCAGCGTGTCGCCGGTCCACGTCGCGTCGCCCGCGCGCACGACCATGTCGTCGCAGGCTTTGGCGAGCAGGAACTCGTCGAGCTCCGCGTCGTCTTTTTTGTACTGGATGTCCTTGCCCTTGCTCACGCGGTACAGCGGCGGCTTGGCGATGAACAGGTGGCCGCGCGCGACCAGCTCGGGCATCTGGCGGAAGAAGAACGTGAGCAGCAACGTGCGGATGTGCGAGCCGTCCACGTCGGCGTCGGTCATGATGATGATCTTGTGGTAACGCAGCCGCGTGATGTCGAAGTCGTCCTTGCCGATGCCGGTGCCAAGCGCGGTGATCATCGTGCCGATCTCGGCGTTGCCGAGCATCTTGTCGAAGCGGGCCTTCTCGACGTTGAGCACCTTTCCGCGCAGGGGCAGGATGGCCTGCGTGCGCCGGTCGCGGCCCTGTTTGGCCGAGCCGCCGGCGCTGTCGCCCTCGACGATGAACAGTTCGGACGCCGCGGGGTCTTTTTCCTGGCAGTCGGCGAGCTTGCCGGGCAGGCCCGAGAATTCGAGCGCGCTCTTGCGCCGCGTGAGATCGCGGGCCTTGCGCGCGGCCTCGCGGGCGCGGGCGGCATCGACCGACTTGAGCAGAATGCGTTTGGAGACGGCGGGGTTCTCGGCCAGGAACTCGCCGAGCTTTTCGTTCACGAGCGATTCGACGATGCCCTTGACCTCGCTGTTGCCGAGCTTGGTCTTGGTCTGGCCCTCGAACTGCGGTTCGCGCACCTTGCACGCGATGACGACCGCGAGCCCCTCGCGCACGTCGTCGCCCGACAGGCCCTGCTTGAGATCCTTGAAGAGGTTGGCGCCCGTGCCGTAGGCGTTGATCGTGCGCGTGAGCGCCGCCTTGAAGCCGGAGAGGTGCGTGCCGCCCTCGGTGGTGTTGATGTTGTTGACGAACGAGTAGACCTTTTCGTCGTACCCGTCGTTATATTGCATGGCGATCTGCACCGCGACGTCCTCGCGCTCGGCCTCGATGTAGATCGGCGCGTGGACGGGCGTTTTGTTGCGGTTCAGGTGCTCGACGAAGCTGACGATGCCGCCCTCGTAATGGAAGTCGTGGACCTTGCCTCCCTCGCGCTCGTCGCGGATGACGATGCGCACGCCGGGGTTGAGGAACGACAGTTCGCGCAGGCGCGACGAGAGCGTGTCGAAGTTGTATTCGAGCTCGGTGAAGATCTGCGGATCGGGCTTGAAGGTGACCTTCGTGCCGCGCCTTTCGGTAGCGCCGACCTCATGGAGCTTCACGACGGTTTCGCCGCGCGCGAACTCCATGCGGTGCACGCGACCGTCGCGCTTGATCTCGAGCCCCAGGCGCTCGGACAGCGCGTTGACGCACGACACGCCGACGCCGTGAAGCCCGCCCGACACCTTGTACGAGCTTTTGTCGAACTTGCCGCCCGCGTGCAGGATCGTCATGACGACCTCGGCGGCCGG
The DNA window shown above is from Deltaproteobacteria bacterium and carries:
- the gyrB gene encoding DNA topoisomerase (ATP-hydrolyzing) subunit B, producing MSENEDRFSGEEVDDALAAAKSAFEEKPGNGSAAGTAGDASDYSAKNITVLEGLSAVRKRPAMYIGSTGSMGLHHLVYEVVDNSIDEAMGGYCNHIEIAIHIDNSVTVEDNGRGIPTDWHEKENMPAAEVVMTILHAGGKFDKSSYKVSGGLHGVGVSCVNALSERLGLEIKRDGRVHRMEFARGETVVKLHEVGATERRGTKVTFKPDPQIFTELEYNFDTLSSRLRELSFLNPGVRIVIRDEREGGKVHDFHYEGGIVSFVEHLNRNKTPVHAPIYIEAEREDVAVQIAMQYNDGYDEKVYSFVNNINTTEGGTHLSGFKAALTRTINAYGTGANLFKDLKQGLSGDDVREGLAVVIACKVREPQFEGQTKTKLGNSEVKGIVESLVNEKLGEFLAENPAVSKRILLKSVDAARAREAARKARDLTRRKSALEFSGLPGKLADCQEKDPAASELFIVEGDSAGGSAKQGRDRRTQAILPLRGKVLNVEKARFDKMLGNAEIGTMITALGTGIGKDDFDITRLRYHKIIIMTDADVDGSHIRTLLLTFFFRQMPELVARGHLFIAKPPLYRVSKGKDIQYKKDDAELDEFLLAKACDDMVVRAGDATWTGDTLRDAMRRLVRYDRLVRLLARRGYERAVTESLLARGFLRRDDFLDRERVAGLAAHLAETGRRIGPVAQHPETSSWAFTVGAEMGGDVPIDAELVGLVEYQRLRDAHVALADVPAGPFALDDGKTQAAVADRFDLLHAVFDAGKRGLTIQRFKGLGEMNPEQLWETTLDVNNRVLLQVHVEDAVEADDIFTILMGDQVEPRRKFIEDNALAVVNLDI